A genomic window from Bradyrhizobium lupini includes:
- the pheT gene encoding phenylalanine--tRNA ligase subunit beta encodes MKFTLSWLKEHLDTDEPLDKLAEKLTMIGLEVENIEDKAKALKPFTIAKVISAEQHPNADRLRVCMVDTGDGGAPVQVVCGAPNARAGLVSVFSPPGTYIPGKDITLGVGTIRGVESRGMLCSAAELQISNDHDGIMELPADAPIGAAYAAWAGLGDPVVEINLTPNRQDCTGVHGIARELAAADMGKFKDPTIKPIKGEFPCPVKVTVEDAALCPGFALRLVRGVKNGPSPEWLQKRLTAIGLRPINALVDITNFMTYDRARPLHVFDAKKVKGNLVVRRARDGETLLALDGRSYNLDPAICVIADEHGVESLAGIMGGEASGCDETTTDVLIESALWNEINIAQTGRKLGINSDARYRFERGVDPAFMVPGLELATKLVLEMCGGTPSENVVVGKSFGDDRVIDFPVTEVKRLSGIEVPMPEIKRILTHLGFMMAGPGPVVKVAVPSWRTDVHGKADIVEEVVRIYGVDKVPMTPFERGEDARKSVLTPLQLRTRRARRALASRGIIEAVTWSFITKSAAELFGGGQRELEVANPIASDLSDMRPTLLAGLIAAAQANADRGLSDVALFEVGQVFKGDRPQDQFMAASGLRRGFASSQGLGRHWSGSAQADVFDAKADALAVLAAAGAPMQALQIVAGGPSWLHPGRSGTIQIGPQNVLGYFGEMNPRALEALGAGGPLMVFEVILDRIPEAKKKPTRAKPVIELSAFQPVSRDFAFIVDRTVKGGDIVRAAQSVDKKLITAVNVFDVYEGKGIDDGKKSIAIAVTIQPREKTLTDQEIEAVAAKIVAEVTKKTGGTLRA; translated from the coding sequence GGGCTCGAGGTCGAGAACATCGAGGACAAGGCGAAGGCGCTGAAGCCTTTCACCATCGCGAAGGTGATATCCGCCGAGCAGCATCCGAATGCGGATCGGCTGCGCGTCTGCATGGTCGACACCGGTGATGGCGGCGCACCCGTGCAGGTGGTGTGCGGCGCGCCGAATGCGCGTGCGGGTCTCGTCAGCGTGTTCTCCCCGCCCGGCACCTATATTCCCGGCAAGGACATCACGCTCGGTGTCGGCACCATCCGCGGCGTCGAGAGCCGCGGCATGCTGTGCTCGGCGGCTGAGTTGCAGATTTCCAACGACCATGACGGCATCATGGAATTGCCCGCGGATGCGCCGATCGGCGCTGCCTACGCCGCATGGGCCGGCCTCGGCGATCCCGTAGTCGAGATCAACCTGACGCCGAACCGGCAGGACTGCACCGGCGTGCACGGCATCGCGCGCGAGCTTGCCGCCGCCGACATGGGCAAGTTCAAGGACCCCACAATCAAGCCGATCAAGGGCGAATTCCCCTGCCCGGTGAAGGTCACGGTCGAGGACGCGGCGCTGTGCCCAGGCTTCGCGCTGCGGCTCGTGCGTGGCGTGAAGAACGGGCCGTCGCCGGAATGGCTGCAGAAGCGACTGACCGCCATCGGGCTGCGCCCGATCAACGCGCTGGTCGACATCACCAACTTCATGACCTACGACCGCGCACGGCCATTGCACGTGTTCGACGCGAAGAAAGTGAAGGGCAATCTCGTGGTGCGCCGCGCCCGCGACGGCGAGACGCTGCTCGCGCTTGACGGCCGCAGCTACAATCTCGATCCCGCGATTTGCGTCATCGCGGACGAGCACGGCGTCGAATCGCTCGCCGGCATCATGGGCGGCGAGGCCTCGGGCTGCGACGAGACTACCACCGACGTGCTGATCGAATCGGCGCTTTGGAACGAGATCAACATCGCCCAGACCGGCCGCAAGCTCGGCATCAATTCGGACGCGCGCTACCGCTTCGAGCGCGGTGTCGATCCGGCTTTCATGGTGCCGGGGCTGGAGCTCGCGACAAAACTCGTGCTGGAGATGTGCGGCGGCACGCCGTCCGAGAACGTCGTGGTCGGCAAGAGCTTCGGCGACGACCGCGTGATCGATTTTCCGGTGACCGAGGTCAAGCGCCTCTCGGGCATCGAGGTACCGATGCCGGAGATCAAGCGCATCCTGACTCATCTCGGCTTCATGATGGCGGGCCCGGGGCCCGTCGTGAAGGTCGCGGTGCCGTCATGGCGGACCGACGTGCACGGCAAGGCCGACATCGTCGAGGAAGTCGTCCGCATCTACGGCGTCGACAAGGTGCCGATGACGCCGTTCGAGCGCGGCGAGGACGCACGCAAATCCGTGCTGACCCCGCTCCAGCTCCGCACCCGCCGCGCCAGGCGCGCGCTGGCGAGCCGCGGCATCATCGAAGCGGTGACCTGGTCCTTCATCACCAAGTCAGCCGCAGAGCTGTTCGGCGGCGGCCAGCGCGAACTCGAGGTCGCCAACCCGATCGCGTCGGATTTGTCCGACATGCGCCCGACCCTGTTGGCCGGCCTGATCGCGGCGGCGCAGGCCAATGCCGATCGCGGCTTGAGCGATGTCGCGCTATTCGAGGTAGGGCAGGTGTTCAAGGGCGATCGCCCGCAGGATCAGTTCATGGCGGCAAGCGGCCTCCGCCGCGGCTTTGCGTCGTCGCAAGGTCTGGGACGACACTGGTCGGGTTCGGCGCAGGCTGACGTGTTCGATGCCAAGGCCGATGCGCTCGCGGTACTCGCCGCCGCCGGCGCACCAATGCAGGCCCTTCAGATCGTCGCGGGCGGCCCGTCCTGGCTGCATCCCGGGCGCTCCGGTACGATCCAGATCGGGCCGCAAAACGTGCTCGGCTATTTCGGCGAGATGAATCCGCGCGCGCTCGAGGCGCTCGGTGCCGGCGGCCCGCTGATGGTGTTCGAGGTGATCCTCGACCGCATCCCCGAGGCGAAGAAAAAGCCGACCCGTGCCAAGCCCGTGATCGAGCTGTCGGCATTCCAGCCTGTGTCGCGTGACTTCGCCTTCATCGTCGACCGCACCGTGAAGGGCGGCGACATCGTGCGCGCGGCTCAGAGCGTCGACAAGAAGCTGATCACCGCTGTGAACGTGTTCGACGTCTACGAAGGTAAGGGCATCGACGACGGCAAGAAGTCGATCGCGATCGCGGTGACGATTCAGCCGCGCGAAAAGACCCTGACCGACCAGGAGATCGAGGCCGTCGCCGCGAAAATCGTGGCGGAGGTGACGAAGAAGACCGGCGGCACTTTGAGAGCATGA
- a CDS encoding sulfite exporter TauE/SafE family protein, whose amino-acid sequence MNLTDFLPKDVSLTIAMALCAVAFVSGTARGFSGFGSALIFMPLASSIAAPRLVAALLLVIDFVAAAPLLPDAWRKADRKATAVIVLGALVGVPVGTYFLSVLEPVTTRWIISCFVAALLLLLLSGWRYRGKDHAWLSVGIGSLSGFCSGLAQTGGPPIVGYWLGRPVASIVARANILLFFGASDFFSMISYATTGLISRESLVLSLIVGPVYAIGVAFGASLFGRASEKVFRAICYALIALAVIAGLPLLDGVLR is encoded by the coding sequence ATGAATCTCACTGACTTTCTTCCAAAGGACGTCAGCCTCACCATTGCGATGGCGCTCTGCGCCGTCGCTTTCGTTTCGGGCACCGCGCGCGGCTTCTCCGGCTTCGGCTCGGCGCTGATCTTCATGCCGTTGGCGAGCAGCATCGCGGCGCCGCGTCTGGTTGCCGCGCTGCTCCTCGTGATCGATTTCGTCGCGGCCGCGCCGCTGCTGCCTGACGCCTGGCGCAAGGCCGACCGCAAGGCCACCGCCGTGATCGTGCTGGGCGCGCTGGTCGGCGTGCCCGTCGGCACCTATTTCCTCAGCGTGCTCGAACCCGTTACGACGCGGTGGATCATCTCCTGCTTCGTCGCCGCGCTGTTGCTCTTGCTGCTGTCGGGCTGGCGCTATCGCGGCAAGGACCACGCGTGGCTCTCGGTCGGCATCGGCAGCCTCTCCGGCTTCTGTAGCGGCCTCGCCCAGACCGGCGGCCCGCCGATCGTCGGCTACTGGCTCGGCCGCCCGGTCGCATCGATCGTCGCGCGCGCCAACATCTTGCTGTTCTTCGGCGCGTCGGATTTCTTCTCGATGATCAGTTACGCGACCACAGGCCTGATCTCACGCGAGTCGCTTGTGCTATCGCTCATCGTCGGGCCGGTCTATGCGATCGGCGTCGCCTTCGGTGCGTCGCTGTTCGGCCGTGCCAGCGAGAAAGTGTTTCGCGCCATCTGCTACGCGCTGATCGCGCTCGCGGTGATCGCGGGACTGCCGCTGCTGGACGGGGTGTTACGGTAA